The following are encoded in a window of Mycobacterium vicinigordonae genomic DNA:
- a CDS encoding ComEA family DNA-binding protein encodes MRTELPAERLHRRLGADTDTDTSDSDPGVRDPGGSRDEDHDGDRDDPNSLLPRWLPELSRRRGLVDRVRADPGRAGAVALAVIAALAVLITVFTLVRDRPAPVTSAKLPPVERVSSTRTSAGASPPAGPVIVSVVGLVHKPGLVTLAPGARVADALQAAGGAVDGADMVGLNMARPLGDGEQIVVGLAPPSGKPAVLGSSVGTGTPAGPAPSNTPMTSGRTRPAPKEALDLNTATVEQLDALPGVGPVTAAAIVAWRQANGRFSNVDQLGEVEGIGPARLDKLRALVRV; translated from the coding sequence ATGCGAACGGAACTTCCTGCCGAGAGGCTGCACCGCCGGTTGGGTGCCGACACTGACACGGACACCTCAGATTCCGATCCCGGCGTCCGCGACCCCGGCGGCAGCCGGGACGAGGACCACGACGGCGACCGGGACGACCCGAACTCGCTGCTGCCGCGCTGGCTACCCGAATTGTCGCGCCGACGCGGTCTGGTCGACCGGGTGCGGGCCGATCCGGGCCGGGCCGGAGCCGTCGCGCTGGCGGTGATCGCCGCGCTAGCTGTGCTGATTACCGTGTTCACGCTGGTGCGCGACCGCCCGGCTCCGGTCACCTCAGCCAAACTGCCACCGGTAGAACGGGTTTCGTCCACCAGAACGTCTGCTGGTGCCAGTCCGCCGGCGGGGCCGGTGATAGTCAGTGTGGTGGGTCTGGTGCACAAGCCCGGGCTGGTGACCCTGGCGCCGGGCGCGCGTGTCGCCGATGCGTTGCAGGCGGCCGGCGGCGCGGTCGATGGCGCGGACATGGTCGGGCTGAACATGGCCCGCCCACTCGGTGACGGTGAACAGATCGTGGTCGGGCTGGCGCCGCCGTCGGGTAAACCCGCGGTGCTGGGCAGTTCGGTGGGCACCGGCACGCCCGCCGGACCGGCACCGTCGAACACACCTATGACCTCGGGCCGAACCCGACCGGCTCCCAAGGAGGCGCTCGACCTCAACACCGCGACCGTGGAGCAGCTCGATGCTCTGCCCGGGGTGGGGCCGGTCACCGCGGCGGCGATCGTGGCGTGGCGCCAGGCCAACGGCCGGTTCAGCAACGTTGACCAGCTGGGCGAAGTCGAAGGCATCGGTCCGGCGCGGTTGGACAAGCTGCGCGCCCTGGTCCGTGTCTGA
- a CDS encoding PPOX class F420-dependent oxidoreductase — translation MVELSDRVVAFLSEGTRTGMLGFVASDGRPLVTPVWFVVDNGALVFTTERRTPKGRSLQRDPRVAICVDDPHPPYSFVQVQGLATVSEDPDELLDIATRAGARYMGADRAEQFGRRNAAPGEVVVRVRPVKVIAGFDISD, via the coding sequence GTGGTGGAGCTGTCGGACCGGGTGGTTGCCTTCTTGTCCGAAGGTACCCGCACCGGGATGCTCGGATTTGTCGCCTCCGACGGTCGACCGCTGGTGACGCCGGTGTGGTTCGTCGTCGACAACGGCGCGCTGGTGTTCACCACCGAGCGCCGTACGCCGAAAGGCCGTTCGCTGCAACGTGATCCGCGAGTCGCGATCTGTGTGGACGACCCGCACCCGCCCTACTCGTTCGTCCAGGTGCAAGGCCTGGCGACGGTGAGCGAAGACCCCGACGAGCTGCTGGACATCGCGACCCGAGCCGGCGCGCGCTACATGGGCGCCGACCGGGCCGAGCAGTTCGGGCGCCGCAATGCCGCGCCCGGCGAGGTCGTGGTCCGGGTCAGACCCGTCAAGGTCATCGCCGGATTCGACATCAGCGACTGA
- a CDS encoding acyl-CoA dehydrogenase family protein, with protein sequence MDFQLSEEQALLRDTTRELLGRSYDAESRNKVIDTEQGWSREVWNQLAETGILGLGFDSEEAGQLEIMVVLTEVGRRLAPEPIVHAALAPGSLIAELGSDAQKELLDEVAAGQRLLAFAHLEPGQRGVSGEITTRAVPHGDSWTVSGRKNPVLAGDCAETLVVSATLPDGGTGLFLVDAKAVTRTRYATFDGQRGAQIDFDEAVAEPLGAATDASGPIRNGIIRIQSSLCAEALGAMEEALRLTTEYLKTRKQFGVTLNKFQALTQRAADMYVSLEQARSMNLYAAMSIADGNYDPVIAARAKLQIGRSGRHIGQEAIQLHGGIGMTAEYPVGHYTARLTAIDNTLGSTADQLRVLIGNISEYELARL encoded by the coding sequence ATGGACTTTCAGCTGAGCGAAGAGCAGGCGCTGCTGCGTGACACCACCCGCGAGCTGTTAGGGCGCAGCTACGACGCCGAAAGCCGCAACAAGGTGATCGACACCGAACAGGGCTGGAGTCGCGAGGTCTGGAATCAGTTGGCCGAGACCGGGATTCTCGGTCTCGGGTTCGATTCCGAGGAAGCGGGCCAGCTCGAGATCATGGTGGTGCTGACCGAGGTCGGACGTCGACTGGCTCCCGAACCGATTGTGCACGCAGCGCTGGCACCAGGCTCGCTGATCGCCGAACTAGGCAGCGACGCTCAAAAAGAGCTACTCGACGAGGTCGCCGCCGGCCAACGGCTGCTGGCCTTCGCCCACCTGGAACCCGGACAGCGCGGCGTCTCCGGTGAGATCACCACTCGCGCCGTGCCGCACGGTGATTCGTGGACCGTCAGCGGCCGCAAGAACCCGGTGCTGGCCGGTGACTGCGCCGAAACCCTGGTGGTGAGCGCCACGTTGCCGGACGGTGGCACCGGGCTGTTCCTGGTAGATGCAAAAGCGGTCACCCGCACACGGTACGCCACCTTCGACGGCCAGCGCGGCGCCCAGATCGACTTCGACGAGGCGGTCGCCGAACCGCTGGGTGCTGCCACGGACGCCTCCGGACCCATCAGAAACGGCATCATCCGAATCCAATCGTCGCTATGCGCCGAAGCGCTCGGGGCGATGGAGGAGGCGCTGCGGCTGACCACCGAATACCTGAAGACCCGCAAGCAATTCGGCGTCACGCTGAACAAATTCCAGGCCCTGACCCAGCGCGCCGCGGACATGTACGTGTCGCTCGAACAAGCACGCAGCATGAACCTCTACGCCGCGATGTCGATCGCCGACGGCAATTATGATCCGGTGATCGCCGCACGCGCCAAGCTGCAGATCGGCCGGTCGGGCCGGCACATCGGGCAGGAGGCGATCCAGCTGCACGGCGGCATCGGCATGACCGCGGAGTACCCGGTCGGCCACTACACCGCTCGACTGACGGCGATCGACAACACGCTGGGCTCCACCGCAGATCAGTTGCGGGTGCTCATCGGCAACATCAGCGAATACGAACTGGCAAGGCTGTAG
- a CDS encoding acyl-CoA dehydrogenase family protein, with the protein MKLALTPDEAAFRDELRTFFTTKVPEDVRERVRQGKSLTREQIVDNHKLLHENGLAVPGWPVEWGGKDWTPTQSQIYNDEMQLASVPEPLNFNTKMVGPVIAEFGSQEIKERFLPATAALDIWWCQGFSEPEAGSDLASLRTTAVRDGDSYVVNGQKTWTTLGQYADWIFCLVRTDPQAPKRQAGISFLLMEMDTPGITWRPIKLIDGGVEVNEVFFSDVRVPANQLVGEENQGWTYAKFLLGNERTGIAQVGRTKVRLAEVKRHAKNNGLLDDPLFAARLAEAENEVLALELTQARVVSGSSGGKPNPASSVLKLRGSQLQQLSTELMVEVAGADALPIDTDGIASAEWAQSSGPHYLNYRKTSIYGGSNEVQRNIIASTILGL; encoded by the coding sequence ATGAAGCTGGCGCTCACCCCCGACGAAGCCGCGTTCCGCGACGAACTTCGTACCTTCTTCACCACCAAGGTCCCCGAGGATGTCCGCGAGCGGGTACGCCAGGGTAAGTCGCTGACCCGCGAGCAGATCGTCGACAACCACAAGCTGCTGCACGAGAACGGGCTCGCGGTGCCCGGCTGGCCGGTCGAATGGGGCGGCAAGGATTGGACCCCCACCCAGTCCCAGATCTACAACGACGAGATGCAGCTGGCCAGCGTCCCGGAGCCGTTGAACTTCAACACCAAGATGGTCGGGCCGGTGATCGCCGAGTTCGGATCCCAAGAGATCAAGGAGCGGTTCCTGCCAGCGACCGCGGCCCTAGACATCTGGTGGTGTCAGGGTTTCTCGGAGCCCGAAGCCGGCTCGGACCTGGCTTCGCTGCGCACCACCGCGGTCCGCGACGGCGACAGCTACGTCGTCAACGGCCAGAAGACGTGGACCACGCTGGGGCAGTATGCGGATTGGATCTTCTGCCTGGTGCGCACCGACCCTCAGGCGCCCAAGCGTCAGGCCGGCATCTCGTTCCTACTGATGGAGATGGACACCCCGGGCATCACCTGGCGGCCAATCAAGCTGATCGACGGCGGCGTCGAAGTCAACGAAGTGTTCTTCTCTGACGTCCGGGTTCCCGCGAATCAACTTGTCGGAGAAGAGAATCAGGGCTGGACTTACGCAAAGTTCCTGTTGGGCAACGAACGCACCGGCATCGCTCAAGTGGGCCGCACCAAAGTCCGTCTGGCCGAGGTGAAGCGACACGCCAAAAACAACGGGCTGCTCGACGACCCGCTGTTCGCGGCGCGGCTTGCCGAAGCCGAAAACGAAGTCCTGGCACTCGAACTCACCCAGGCTCGGGTCGTGTCGGGATCCTCGGGAGGCAAGCCCAACCCGGCGTCGTCGGTGCTCAAACTGCGCGGCAGCCAGTTGCAGCAGCTGTCCACCGAGCTGATGGTCGAGGTCGCCGGGGCCGATGCGCTACCGATCGACACGGACGGGATCGCCTCAGCGGAGTGGGCGCAGAGCAGCGGCCCGCACTACCTCAACTACCGCAAGACCTCAATCTACGGCGGTAGCAACGAAGTTCAGCGCAACATCATCGCGTCCACCATTCTGGGATTGTGA